From the genome of Solanum dulcamara chromosome 12, daSolDulc1.2, whole genome shotgun sequence:
TAGGAAGAAGTGAATGTTCCATTAATTTTCATCCCActtattttttcccttttttttccaCTCCCTATTGTCTTcatactttttcctttttcttttttataaattgcctaattttgcAATTGAAATGAATACAtaaagatacaaaaaaaatatagcaaattctttctctttctattaATCCTTCTTTTACTGTTTCTTTCTCTTATTACGTTGCTaagttaatttcttttataacacttctctatttaaatattaaaattagttTTCTTGATGCAGGTTCAAACTTCGCTAAGATATACAAATCCAACATGTACTGATTTAAGACATACAAATCCCTCAATCTTTGATAATAAAGAGCTAATTCTTATAGTAACACATTACTCCCCAGTTTCTCCGTCTTAATTTATGTGGTATTTTTTTGATTTCGAAATCCAAACGAGCCTttttttattgtaatttttgtatatcttttaaatattttgaattatgaattattttgacataaaaatactttttacgcaattttcatatatataagttttgtttcatgaaatttaaaattttcatgccTAAATTCACGATCAATATTTGAACTATACCAAAATCTGCATGATGAATAGTGATATAGACTTTTTGGTTGTCAATATACTACTAGTACAATTCCTTCATTAAAATGTGTTTGATCTATTTTAACTCGatacaatatttaaaaaaagtaaaaaatacttttaaatctAAATTAAAACTATGtcaattatatcaaaatattttttaatcttatgattttaaatatgtcatgtgaaaagttaaattcttttaaaatgaaTTGTAATGaaaagtagatcaaataaattaagtcAAGAGAGAGTATTACGTACTATAAGATTTATATATGTTCATTCAAATAGGTTTTTGAGAATAAAATTAAGAAAGTAAATACAAGGCTAGCGTTAAAACACCGGCAATTAACAATAATATTGTGGCCTCCTACATGtacttttataattattttaccaAGATCATGTACGTAATTCCCCTTCAATTGGCTTCCAAGCTACCTCCAACTtgattttttactttaatttttatataagagtcaacttaattaatgaaaatttgatatataattttgttatgttttatttgatccaAAGTTCTATcagaaataatatatttgtcttcacaatatatataattttttttttaaatttcacttgttgaattattgaatatgttattattattaatattttagttTATGTAAGTATGTTTGACTAGATGTAGAATTTAAAATTCGTAACTAATTTACTTCATTAACAACAGATTATGTGATACATTAAAAAtagtgaaataataattaaaaatagagaAACCATCATATATTAAgattaaaattcatatattcaCGAGTCCACGCAGTGGCAGCGACTAACTAAATTTACGTAATTATTGAAAATACAAAGGGCATTTCCCCAAAAATTTCACTTTCCATTTCCATTTCCATTTGCAGGCACCTATAAATGCAAcacaacttcaaagttcaaccTCCCAACAAACCAAAATTTCACACTTCTCAAATGACTTCCTCCCTCCATAGTCCACCAATCACCATCATCGCCGCCTCCGTCACGGCGGAGAACGCCGGTTTTTCCGATTTGCACCTAGATATCATAGAAGCTCATATCCTTACTCGCCTCGATGGACCAACTCTAGCCTCCACCAGCTGTTCCTCCACCACGCTACACCACCTTTCCTCCGAAAACCACTTATGGTCACGTGTATGCCACTCCACTTGGCCGTCCACCGCCACTCCTCGTGTCCGCCAAGTCATCTCCACCTTCCCCGACGGCGGTCACCGTACTTTCTTCTCTCAGTCCTTCTCTCTCCTACTTCCCGAAAATAAGCAAATTCACGATTTAGAGCCAGTGAATTTGAGatctataatatatataatcctTTTGAACTTTTTCTCAGTACGTATTTTTGATCGGAATCAAAAACAGTGGATTCAACACACAAATTCAATTGCAAACCGTTCATCTTCACCGCCGGAATTAATATCGGCCGTCGATATACACTACACCAACAAGGTGATCTTCAGTAGTGTTCAAGAGACTGAAACGACGTCGAATTGGTTTCAATGCTCGCCGTTCAGAATCGACATGATAGATCCAAAGGAGGTGATTTCAACGCCGATCAAACACCCGAACGACGACGACACGTGTACGAATCTGATTAAACACATGACGTTGAGTTGGATTTTGATTGATCCGACCGGACGGCGATCGATAAACCTCTCTTCTTTCAAGTCTGTTTCCGTACAACGGCACTGGTTAACCGGTGAAGTGCAGGTGCGTTTTACTTCAATCCTGACCGCTGATGAAAAGAGAGGTCACGTGCAGTGCGAGATAGTGGTCACGTGCAGTGGATCTGAGGCTGGAGAAATGCAGGTAAGGGAAGTGAGTTTGGAAGTGGAGGATATGGATGGAGCCCATTTGAATGGGAGGGAGAGTTTGGTAATTATACAAAACGCGTTGGAGGGTAAAAGGGGAAATGGAGCTAACAGAGGTGAAATAGGGAGGAAGAGGTATAAAGATTTTTTGGAATTGAGAAGggaaagaagagagaagaagttGAGGAGAGAAGGCGCATTAGATAGTTTTTGTGTTGCATTTGGGATATCAATTTTTGTGGCTTTTTGGTGTTTTCTATTTTGTTTGCGTAGATAAAAATggagagaaaataaaaataaaaaatctattttatgCAATTTACAAAAGGATAGAAGGAACAAAAATACTTGTAAATTAGGAGTATCATTTAAGAGTATATATTTATAATGAGATTAGAAAAAAGAGAGCAGTTTGCTACACAATATCTCGTTAAACAGGATTTGAGGAAGGACCGCATTAAGGATGGACATGGTATGGtatatattatattgaaatttttgatatcgtgattttgatattatgatATTTGGTATGATATAtggtatattttttaattttttttggtattcGGTACGGTATTTAGTATTTAgaattaatatatcaaaatactgAATACCATACTGAAGTAtaagttatataaatatattattaaagggacagtccggtgcactaaagttcCCGCTATGCACGGGGTCCGGAGAAAGGCCTGACCACAAAtatctattgtacgcagtcttatcttgtttaaatatataatataaatatattattaaaatactaacaaatatGCAACCTCATATTAATATAAACTATATGTTTAAAAGTTGAAACTTTGACTACTCTATTTTGATGAAATGTATATTAAATGTAGTTGATTAAGAAAATGAGTTGtttgtactttcttttgaatAGGCGAAACCATTGATGACCCCTtaaagttgacaccaactttcacttagacactccaactaggctttgttcattttagacacctctaGTAAAGttttgatgtgtcattttgacacttttttgacaatcacccaaatatataaaatgtatGTAATGCACTCATCGATGATGTGTCAAAGTAGTGAATTAAACGAAGACatgtggcatatatatatgtacatcaaaaataattatcaattaaTGACTTTTGAGTGGAAAAAATGGTCATTAACTTGATGACATGTGacatttttaaatcaaaataataattaaaaaattaataacttCTATTAACCCCTCCCCACCCTCCCAATTGTCTCTCCAACCCCACCCACCTCTCCTATCGCCTTCTCCAACCCCATCCACCCCAATCCCAACCCCTCCCCCACCCAACCAGATCTTTATCTCCACCCCACCCACTCCAATCCTATCCATATCATCTTCAGAAACactttaaaaagaatttaactattttgttattttataaaagcacaatttttttttctttacttctaaaaattagttattaataaacaatgaaagaaaaaaaatcaattctcGTATGTGCAAAGGAatcaaaataaatgaagaaTGATTTGTGGATTTATAGTTACTAAATCtactaaaaaaattgattatatgAAGATGACTTTAAAATGATTTGGagaatttttaaaatctttgtcgatgtttttcaaattatttcgaGGAGGAAGAAggcaacaaaacaaaaaaaggtGTTTAAGCTTGAGGAAATTCCATGACATTCGAATTCACTTTATATTTGGCATCATTAAATCTATTTCACCATGGATGAAAAATGGTACctagaaaatggagaaaaagacgaacaagaaaaaaaattaaaaaaaaaaacgcTCTTCAGGCGCTCAAAATGGGTGCAACACACGCAATGTGCCAAGTCAGCACAATGtctcaaaatgacacatcgaaaccttacttgaggtgtctaaaatgaataaagCCTAGTTGAGATGTCTATGTGAAaattggtgccaactttaggaaGCCACCGATAGGTTCTgctttttgaatatatatatatttctacatGTGTAATGTGTTAGTATGATACAATTGAAATCTTTTTTTGAATTGTCAAAGTCTTAATACTCTATTATACGAGTATATATTAAAGTTAAACAAACTATGATTACCGATTTACCATACcgcaaaatatcaaaattaaactTCAAAATATCGCACCATACCAAATTAAATTAGtatgataatgatataataGTTTTAAGAACCGAATATCAAAATTACTGTATCGAAGTTTCAAATACCATATCATACCGTACCATGTCCACCC
Proteins encoded in this window:
- the LOC129876605 gene encoding probable F-box protein At2g36090, producing the protein MQHNFKVQPPNKPKFHTSQMTSSLHSPPITIIAASVTAENAGFSDLHLDIIEAHILTRLDGPTLASTSCSSTTLHHLSSENHLWSRVCHSTWPSTATPRVRQVISTFPDGGHRTFFSQSFSLLLPENKQIHDLEPVNLRSIIYIILLNFFSVRIFDRNQKQWIQHTNSIANRSSSPPELISAVDIHYTNKVIFSSVQETETTSNWFQCSPFRIDMIDPKEVISTPIKHPNDDDTCTNLIKHMTLSWILIDPTGRRSINLSSFKSVSVQRHWLTGEVQVRFTSILTADEKRGHVQCEIVVTCSGSEAGEMQVREVSLEVEDMDGAHLNGRESLVIIQNALEGKRGNGANRGEIGRKRYKDFLELRRERREKKLRREGALDSFCVAFGISIFVAFWCFLFCLRR